A genomic segment from Alistipes senegalensis JC50 encodes:
- a CDS encoding 4Fe-4S dicluster domain-containing protein has product MAAINFGYTISKPRAIDIDRNNLRKSDEILREMPELQTCIGCGACTAVCTAGNLTEFNFRKVHTLVRRGEYQGAYEEMNKCMLCGKCRLVCPRGINTRGVVMLIKRKLGDF; this is encoded by the coding sequence ATGGCGGCGATCAATTTCGGATATACCATCTCCAAGCCCCGGGCCATCGACATCGACCGCAACAACCTGCGCAAGAGCGACGAGATTCTGCGCGAGATGCCCGAGTTGCAGACCTGCATCGGATGCGGGGCCTGCACGGCGGTCTGCACGGCGGGCAACCTCACGGAATTCAACTTCCGCAAGGTCCATACGCTGGTGCGCCGCGGCGAGTATCAGGGCGCCTACGAGGAGATGAACAAGTGCATGCTGTGCGGCAAATGCCGGCTGGTGTGCCCGCGGGGCATCAACACGCGCGGCGTGGTGATGCTTATCAAACGTAAACTGGGAGATTTCTGA
- a CDS encoding FAD-dependent oxidoreductase, producing MKKKVIVIGGGVAGMQTALRLAEQGVEPTIIEKEPELGGKLRGWHVLFPSFTPAQEVLTELRRRVNESGIEVLTSAEAKGFTAGGVLLADGRMLTCDSVVVASGFTLFDASIKEEYGYGIYDNVFTTVDIERMLNEGRVARADGARPKRIAFLHCVGSRDEKVCQQHCSKVCCITGVKQAMEMKRLFPEADVFNFYMDIRMFGPGYEEMYREAQQKYNIHFLRGRISEASPTIDGRVQIKAEDTLTGRPLRMSVDMLVLIVGMRANDDNAAFAEGAGLNRAPSGFMAPRDMFLNNVKSNVEGIFYAGTVTAPKNIGESLNEGIVAADAAAKYVGM from the coding sequence ATGAAGAAGAAGGTAATAGTCATAGGCGGCGGCGTCGCAGGCATGCAGACGGCCCTGCGTCTGGCGGAGCAGGGCGTCGAGCCCACGATCATCGAGAAGGAGCCCGAACTGGGCGGCAAGCTCCGGGGATGGCACGTGCTGTTCCCGTCGTTCACGCCCGCGCAGGAGGTGCTGACCGAGTTGCGCCGGAGGGTCAACGAGAGCGGCATCGAGGTGCTGACCTCCGCCGAGGCCAAGGGATTCACGGCGGGCGGCGTGCTGCTCGCCGACGGACGGATGCTGACGTGCGATTCGGTGGTGGTGGCGTCGGGCTTCACGCTCTTCGATGCCTCGATCAAGGAGGAGTACGGCTACGGCATCTACGACAACGTTTTCACGACGGTGGACATCGAGCGCATGCTCAACGAAGGCCGCGTGGCCCGGGCCGACGGGGCGCGTCCCAAGCGCATCGCGTTTCTGCACTGCGTGGGTTCGCGCGACGAGAAGGTGTGCCAGCAGCACTGCTCGAAGGTGTGCTGCATCACGGGCGTGAAGCAGGCTATGGAGATGAAGCGGCTCTTCCCCGAAGCCGATGTCTTCAATTTCTACATGGACATCCGCATGTTCGGCCCCGGCTATGAGGAGATGTACCGCGAGGCGCAGCAGAAATACAACATCCATTTTCTGCGCGGGCGTATCTCGGAGGCCAGCCCGACGATCGACGGCCGGGTGCAGATCAAGGCCGAGGACACGCTGACGGGCCGTCCTTTGCGCATGAGCGTCGATATGCTCGTGCTGATCGTCGGCATGCGGGCCAACGACGACAACGCCGCTTTCGCCGAGGGTGCCGGACTGAACCGCGCTCCGAGCGGCTTCATGGCTCCGCGCGACATGTTTCTGAACAACGTGAAGAGCAACGTCGAGGGTATTTTCTATGCCGGGACCGTCACCGCGCCCAAGAACATCGGCGAATCGCTGAACGAAGGGATCGTCGCGGCCGACGCCGCGGCCAAATACGTGGGGATGTAA
- a CDS encoding CoB--CoM heterodisulfide reductase iron-sulfur subunit B family protein — MTMKRKSWQDYQKEIADDRYYYARSCIRQNFFPGSEKFFIDMLHNDLGKDLLDDPKHSSCTGIGYHSDIVPLETIMTVVARQFALMNEAGYENFVTSCITSFGVYTEILATWNEFPETEEKARENLWKATKREFRKPASLAHTSDVVFHFREEIAARAKKRLVNAVTGEPLKVVEHIGCHYAKIFPKSGIGGSEFPYVLAGMVESWGGECVDYPERRHCCGFGFRNYLVQANRGYSIANSHKKLESMAPYKPDFIVANCPGCAMFLDKWQYAIAEMEGTTYGQNGHGIPVLTYEEMAGLVLGYDPWELGMQMHQVDVEPLLDKMGIEYDPAAKYLGRNGKYIGKPASAVVNCCPTDTIYDIRE, encoded by the coding sequence ATGACGATGAAACGAAAGAGTTGGCAGGACTATCAGAAGGAGATCGCCGACGACCGCTATTACTATGCGCGCAGCTGCATCCGGCAGAATTTCTTCCCCGGAAGCGAGAAGTTCTTTATCGACATGCTGCACAACGACCTGGGGAAAGACCTGCTGGACGACCCCAAACACTCGTCGTGCACGGGCATCGGGTATCACTCGGACATCGTGCCGCTGGAGACCATTATGACCGTCGTGGCGCGGCAGTTCGCGCTGATGAACGAAGCGGGGTATGAGAATTTCGTGACCTCGTGCATCACCTCCTTTGGCGTGTACACGGAGATTCTGGCTACGTGGAACGAGTTCCCCGAGACGGAGGAGAAGGCCCGCGAGAACCTTTGGAAAGCCACCAAACGCGAGTTCCGGAAGCCCGCGAGCCTGGCCCACACGTCGGACGTTGTGTTCCACTTCCGCGAGGAGATCGCCGCGCGGGCCAAAAAACGGCTGGTGAACGCCGTCACGGGCGAACCGCTGAAAGTCGTGGAGCACATCGGCTGCCACTACGCCAAGATATTCCCGAAATCGGGCATCGGAGGATCGGAATTTCCCTATGTGCTGGCCGGCATGGTCGAGTCGTGGGGCGGCGAGTGCGTGGATTACCCTGAACGCCGCCACTGCTGCGGATTCGGATTCCGCAACTACCTCGTGCAGGCTAACCGCGGCTATTCGATCGCCAATTCGCACAAGAAGCTGGAGAGCATGGCGCCCTACAAACCCGATTTCATCGTGGCCAACTGCCCCGGCTGCGCGATGTTCCTCGACAAGTGGCAATACGCTATCGCCGAGATGGAGGGCACGACCTACGGCCAGAACGGCCATGGCATCCCGGTGCTGACCTACGAGGAGATGGCCGGGCTGGTGCTGGGCTACGACCCCTGGGAGCTGGGGATGCAGATGCACCAGGTCGATGTGGAACCCCTGCTGGACAAGATGGGCATCGAGTACGATCCCGCGGCCAAGTACCTCGGCCGGAACGGAAAATATATCGGAAAACCCGCGTCGGCGGTGGTGAACTGCTGTCCGACGGATACCATTTACGACATCAGAGAGTAA
- a CDS encoding 4Fe-4S dicluster domain-containing protein, which translates to MGKYFDMLMEDVRMKEGLHACMNCGVCTGVCPAAEFYNYDPRQIVCIVQTRDDDAIEELLKSDTIWYCGECMSCRPRCPRGNTPGYVIQALRTLSQKLGFFVESEKGRQQLALKRIIGENILRTGYCIVPRLVKPELHPEQGTVWKWIYDNDKEIYGQFTPVYMRHGAGALRRLDEESLAEINEIFKVSGGSEMFDTIEQHSDRKAREMGYEEGADQQYMMDVFLSNSNEHY; encoded by the coding sequence ATGGGGAAGTATTTCGATATGCTCATGGAAGACGTGCGGATGAAGGAGGGCCTTCATGCCTGCATGAACTGCGGCGTTTGTACGGGCGTCTGCCCCGCGGCGGAGTTCTATAACTACGATCCGCGGCAGATCGTCTGCATCGTTCAGACGCGCGACGACGACGCCATCGAGGAGCTGCTCAAAAGCGATACGATCTGGTACTGCGGCGAATGCATGTCGTGCCGTCCGCGCTGTCCGCGGGGCAATACCCCGGGGTATGTGATTCAGGCGCTTCGCACCCTGTCGCAGAAGCTCGGGTTTTTCGTCGAGAGCGAAAAGGGCCGTCAGCAACTGGCCCTGAAGCGCATCATCGGCGAAAACATTCTCCGCACGGGTTACTGCATCGTGCCGCGGCTGGTGAAACCCGAACTGCACCCCGAGCAGGGCACCGTCTGGAAATGGATTTACGACAACGACAAGGAGATCTACGGCCAGTTCACGCCCGTCTACATGCGCCACGGCGCCGGGGCCCTGCGCCGGCTGGACGAGGAGTCGCTCGCCGAGATCAACGAGATATTCAAGGTCAGCGGCGGCAGCGAGATGTTCGACACCATCGAGCAGCACTCCGACCGCAAGGCCCGCGAAATGGGCTACGAGGAGGGCGCCGACCAGCAGTACATGATGGATGTCTTCCTTTCGAACAGCAACGAACATTATTGA
- a CDS encoding dihydrofolate reductase — protein MISIIVAVAENGVIGDKNALLWHISEDLKHFKAVTMGHPVVMGRKTFESLGRPLPNRTNVVITRQNIEIPGCTVVHSLEEAVRLFPEDEEVFVIGGAQIYAEALPLADRFYLTRVRHSYEGDTRFPAWDESEWRAVSSESFPCGKDYPWPFVFELYERR, from the coding sequence ATGATCTCAATTATCGTTGCCGTTGCCGAGAACGGCGTTATCGGCGACAAGAATGCCCTGCTGTGGCATATTTCCGAAGACCTGAAACATTTCAAGGCCGTCACGATGGGCCATCCCGTCGTCATGGGCCGCAAGACCTTCGAGTCGCTCGGGCGGCCGCTGCCCAACCGCACCAATGTCGTTATCACGCGCCAGAATATCGAGATTCCCGGCTGCACGGTCGTGCATTCGCTGGAGGAGGCCGTGCGGTTGTTTCCGGAGGACGAGGAGGTGTTCGTGATCGGCGGGGCGCAGATCTACGCCGAAGCCCTGCCGTTGGCCGACCGCTTCTACCTCACGCGCGTGCGGCACTCCTACGAGGGCGACACGCGCTTTCCGGCGTGGGACGAGAGCGAGTGGCGGGCGGTGTCGTCCGAATCGTTCCCCTGCGGGAAGGATTACCCCTGGCCTTTCGTCTTCGAGCTTTACGAACGGCGGTAA
- the thyA gene encoding thymidylate synthase, whose product MKQYLDLLRRIKAEGVVRGDRTGTGTKGVFGHQMRFDLAEGFPLLTTKKVFLKGVIHELLWFLRGDTNIKYLVENGVHIWDNDAYRYYNELCVRHGVLPVDRETFLAAAGVESPIEGYRFGDLNHVYGYQWRSWPRPDGGAVDQIAQAVELIRTNPESRRILVSAWNVAEVEAMALPPCHVLFQFYVAEGRLSCQLYQRSADTFLGVPFNIASYALLTQMMAQVCGLEPGEFVHTLGDAHLYLNHLEQADEQLAREPRPLPRLRLNPVVKSVFDFRYEDFTLEGYDPWPAIKAPMSF is encoded by the coding sequence ATGAAACAATACCTCGATTTGCTGCGCCGGATCAAGGCGGAAGGCGTCGTGCGGGGCGACCGCACGGGAACCGGGACCAAAGGGGTCTTCGGCCATCAGATGCGTTTCGACCTGGCGGAGGGTTTCCCCCTGCTGACGACCAAGAAGGTCTTTCTGAAAGGGGTGATCCACGAACTGCTGTGGTTCCTGCGCGGGGACACCAATATCAAATACCTCGTCGAAAACGGGGTCCATATCTGGGACAACGACGCCTATCGCTACTATAACGAATTGTGCGTGCGGCACGGCGTGCTGCCCGTCGATCGGGAGACTTTCCTCGCGGCGGCGGGCGTGGAGTCGCCGATCGAGGGTTACCGCTTCGGCGATCTGAACCACGTTTACGGTTACCAGTGGCGTTCGTGGCCCCGGCCCGACGGGGGCGCCGTCGATCAGATCGCGCAGGCGGTCGAACTGATCCGCACGAACCCCGAGTCGCGGCGCATCCTCGTCTCGGCGTGGAACGTCGCGGAGGTCGAAGCGATGGCCCTGCCGCCGTGCCACGTGCTGTTCCAGTTCTATGTGGCCGAAGGGCGGCTTTCGTGCCAGTTGTACCAGCGCAGCGCCGACACGTTTCTGGGGGTGCCGTTCAACATCGCCTCCTACGCTCTGCTGACGCAGATGATGGCGCAGGTGTGCGGGCTCGAACCCGGTGAGTTCGTTCATACGCTGGGCGATGCGCACCTCTACCTGAACCACCTGGAGCAGGCGGATGAACAGCTCGCGCGCGAACCGCGTCCGCTGCCGCGCCTGCGGCTGAACCCCGTCGTGAAGTCGGTTTTCGATTTCCGCTACGAAGATTTCACGCTCGAAGGCTACGATCCGTGGCCGGCGATCAAAGCCCCGATGTCATTCTGA
- a CDS encoding UDP-2,3-diacylglucosamine diphosphatase, translating into MYYFASDIHLGAGDEHSARAVERRFVAWLDKVSGDAEAIFLVGDIFDFWFEYRRVVPKGFVRTLGKLAELTDRGVRVVFFTGNHDMWVGDYLTRECGMEVCTSPQVMTLAGKKVFIAHGDNMNIDGQPMLKLLNRIFRSRTLKWLFSWGVHPDLAMKFGHWWSGKSRKRHNAADEEAVRTGRGGGFDASLTEPLIDYARQYAATHDIDHFVFGHMHFPRDYREGRLHVVNLGCWEKNPACAVLDAAGEMTLES; encoded by the coding sequence ATGTATTATTTCGCATCCGACATACATCTGGGGGCGGGTGACGAGCATTCCGCACGGGCGGTCGAACGACGCTTCGTGGCGTGGCTCGACAAGGTCTCCGGCGATGCGGAAGCGATATTTCTGGTCGGCGACATTTTCGATTTCTGGTTCGAATACCGCCGTGTGGTGCCCAAGGGCTTCGTGCGCACGCTGGGGAAACTGGCCGAGCTGACGGACCGGGGCGTGCGGGTGGTCTTCTTCACGGGCAACCACGACATGTGGGTCGGCGACTACCTCACGCGTGAGTGCGGGATGGAGGTCTGCACCTCTCCACAGGTGATGACCCTCGCGGGCAAAAAAGTCTTCATCGCCCACGGCGACAACATGAATATCGACGGACAGCCGATGCTGAAACTCCTGAACCGGATATTCCGGTCGCGGACGCTGAAATGGCTCTTTTCGTGGGGCGTGCATCCCGACCTGGCGATGAAGTTCGGCCATTGGTGGAGCGGCAAATCGCGCAAGCGGCACAACGCCGCCGACGAGGAGGCCGTGCGGACCGGCCGCGGGGGCGGTTTCGACGCTTCGCTCACCGAGCCGCTGATCGACTATGCCCGCCAATACGCCGCGACCCACGACATCGACCATTTCGTTTTCGGACACATGCACTTCCCGCGCGACTACCGCGAAGGGCGTCTGCACGTGGTGAATCTCGGCTGCTGGGAGAAGAATCCCGCCTGTGCCGTGCTGGACGCGGCGGGCGAAATGACCCTTGAATCATGA
- a CDS encoding TlpA disulfide reductase family protein, with translation MNKQTLFVTLSAAVLVCGCQSSKVKISGRFVGSDAKNVYLENASPLTQAVIDSAVLAGDGSYRFELKGVPKTPSLYNIIYNGERIPLLIAGGDRVTVGSVGSVVRNYTVEGSAESELLRQFYQDFVTGAQRLDNIAAQFAKPGLTEEERKSLVEEYTAEYYRIRREQLRFIIENKSSLAAVYALYQRLPGDRYLFNGDSDVVYFRTVAEALEKSYPDSPYLQSLTAEIARMDARISLTSQISEAGYPDLEMTDIYGKKIRLSSLTGKVVLLDFWSAELGSSNALNADLKELYKKYEDAPVGFEVYQVAIDTSKPLWINAVQEQQLPWISVSDLRGRGSSALGLYNVQKLPANFLIDKEGSIVARDIYGKSLEEKLDELTK, from the coding sequence ATGAACAAGCAAACGCTTTTCGTGACGCTCTCGGCGGCCGTTCTGGTGTGTGGCTGCCAGTCGTCGAAAGTGAAGATTTCGGGCCGCTTCGTCGGCAGCGATGCGAAAAATGTCTATCTGGAAAATGCCTCGCCCCTGACGCAGGCGGTCATCGACTCGGCCGTGCTCGCCGGTGACGGCAGCTACCGTTTCGAACTCAAAGGCGTGCCCAAGACGCCCTCCCTGTATAATATCATCTACAACGGCGAGCGGATTCCGCTGCTTATCGCCGGGGGCGACCGCGTGACGGTCGGTTCGGTGGGCAGCGTCGTGCGCAACTACACGGTCGAAGGCTCCGCCGAATCGGAACTGCTGCGCCAGTTCTATCAGGATTTCGTCACGGGGGCTCAGCGGCTGGACAACATCGCCGCACAGTTCGCCAAGCCCGGCCTTACGGAGGAGGAGCGCAAGTCGCTGGTCGAGGAGTACACGGCCGAGTACTACCGCATCCGCCGCGAGCAGCTGCGGTTCATCATCGAGAACAAGTCTTCGCTGGCGGCGGTCTACGCCCTCTACCAGCGTCTTCCGGGGGACCGCTATCTGTTCAACGGCGACAGCGACGTGGTCTATTTCCGCACCGTGGCCGAAGCCCTCGAAAAGAGCTATCCCGATTCGCCCTATCTCCAGTCGCTGACGGCCGAGATCGCCCGCATGGATGCGCGCATCAGCCTGACGTCGCAGATCTCCGAAGCGGGGTATCCCGACCTCGAAATGACGGACATCTACGGCAAGAAGATCCGCCTTTCGTCGCTCACGGGCAAGGTCGTACTGCTGGATTTCTGGTCCGCGGAGCTGGGATCGAGCAACGCGCTGAACGCCGATCTGAAAGAACTCTATAAGAAATACGAAGACGCTCCCGTGGGCTTCGAGGTCTACCAGGTGGCGATCGACACGTCGAAGCCGCTGTGGATCAACGCCGTGCAGGAACAGCAGCTGCCGTGGATCTCGGTGAGCGACCTGCGCGGGCGCGGCTCCTCGGCGCTGGGACTCTACAACGTGCAGAAACTGCCCGCCAACTTCCTGATCGACAAGGAGGGTTCGATCGTCGCCCGGGACATCTACGGCAAGAGCCTCGAAGAGAAACTGGACGAACTGACGAAGTAA
- a CDS encoding DUF4290 domain-containing protein, whose translation MRKNYNYTRRKLYLPEYGRHIQEMIDSLLAIEDRRERNRQARAVIAVMGNLNPLLRDTADFTHKLWDHLFIMSDFQLDVDSPYPQPSRQELTVAPHRMPYSQGRIAYKHYGKYVERMIRGLADERNPQTVARTVDNLARYMRTKSYEYNQEHPNNEVIVKDIKRMSGGTIQIDEVALNNLRSDYKQPFSARPQKGAQQHRPPHQQRQQQKNRGQQQHRNFTKNNGAHRNSPK comes from the coding sequence ATGAGAAAGAACTATAATTACACGCGACGCAAGTTGTACCTGCCCGAATACGGGCGTCACATCCAGGAGATGATCGACTCGCTGCTGGCGATCGAGGACCGCCGCGAACGCAACCGTCAGGCCCGCGCCGTGATCGCCGTCATGGGCAATCTGAACCCCCTGCTGCGCGATACGGCCGACTTCACCCACAAACTGTGGGACCACCTCTTCATCATGTCTGATTTTCAGTTGGATGTGGATTCTCCCTATCCGCAGCCGTCGCGTCAGGAACTGACCGTCGCGCCCCATCGCATGCCCTATTCGCAGGGGCGGATCGCCTACAAGCATTACGGCAAATATGTCGAGCGGATGATCCGCGGTCTGGCCGACGAGCGCAACCCCCAGACGGTGGCCCGGACGGTGGATAATCTGGCCCGTTACATGCGTACCAAAAGCTACGAATACAACCAGGAGCATCCGAACAACGAAGTGATCGTAAAAGACATCAAACGCATGTCCGGAGGGACGATCCAAATCGATGAAGTTGCCTTAAATAATCTCCGAAGCGACTATAAACAGCCCTTTTCAGCACGTCCCCAGAAGGGTGCCCAGCAGCACCGTCCGCCTCATCAGCAGCGGCAGCAGCAGAAAAACCGCGGCCAGCAGCAACACCGGAATTTTACGAAGAACAACGGCGCCCACCGAAATTCGCCGAAGTAG
- a CDS encoding sigma-54-dependent transcriptional regulator, translated as MAKVLILDQSKSVRNILRERLEYEGFSAEAVEDEAAATDICGKVPFDLIISDTGCKVPDAGIPFIALSTDASIDSAVKAVRSGAQDFLTKPIDMNRLLQSIHRTIANPATAPPAAAAAPVVRRSRRAHPAQAENIIGISPEIEHVRQLIDKVAPCEARVLITGENGTGKELVARWLHAKSARSAAPFVEVNCAAIPSELIESELFGHERGAFTSAIKQRKGKFEQADGGTLFMDEIGDMSLAAQAKVLRALQESRISRVGSDKDIEVDVRVIAATNKDLREEIRKGNFREDLYHRIGVIVVRVPALREHAEDIPTLVDHFIRTISAEYGTRPKAIDPDALAVLRQMPWTGNIRELRNVVERLIILSEDRITARDVKEYC; from the coding sequence ATGGCAAAGGTTTTAATTTTGGATCAATCAAAAAGCGTGCGAAACATTTTGCGCGAGCGGTTGGAATATGAAGGATTTTCGGCGGAAGCCGTTGAGGACGAGGCGGCAGCCACGGATATATGCGGGAAGGTTCCGTTCGACCTGATCATTTCGGACACCGGATGCAAGGTCCCCGATGCCGGCATTCCGTTCATAGCCCTTTCGACCGACGCCTCGATCGACTCGGCGGTGAAGGCCGTGCGCAGCGGAGCGCAGGACTTCCTGACCAAGCCGATCGACATGAACCGGCTGCTGCAATCCATCCACCGCACCATCGCAAATCCCGCGACCGCACCTCCGGCCGCCGCCGCGGCTCCCGTCGTGCGCCGCAGCCGCCGCGCGCATCCCGCGCAGGCGGAAAACATCATCGGCATCTCGCCCGAGATCGAGCATGTCCGCCAGCTGATCGACAAGGTGGCCCCGTGCGAGGCCCGGGTGCTCATCACCGGCGAGAACGGCACGGGCAAGGAGCTGGTGGCCCGCTGGCTCCACGCCAAGAGCGCGCGCTCCGCGGCGCCGTTCGTCGAGGTCAACTGCGCGGCCATCCCCTCGGAACTGATCGAGAGCGAGCTCTTCGGCCACGAACGGGGTGCATTCACCTCGGCTATCAAACAGCGCAAGGGCAAGTTCGAGCAGGCCGACGGCGGCACGCTCTTCATGGACGAGATCGGCGACATGTCGCTGGCGGCGCAGGCCAAGGTGCTGCGGGCGCTGCAAGAGAGCCGTATCAGCCGCGTGGGCAGCGACAAGGATATCGAGGTGGACGTGCGGGTGATCGCCGCCACGAACAAGGATCTGCGCGAAGAGATCAGAAAGGGCAATTTCCGCGAAGACCTCTACCACCGCATCGGCGTGATCGTCGTGCGGGTCCCGGCGCTCCGGGAGCACGCCGAGGACATCCCGACGCTGGTGGACCATTTCATCCGCACCATCTCGGCCGAATACGGCACACGGCCCAAAGCCATCGACCCCGACGCTCTGGCGGTGCTGCGGCAGATGCCGTGGACGGGCAACATCCGCGAACTGCGCAACGTCGTCGAGCGGCTCATCATCCTCTCCGAAGACCGCATCACGGCCCGCGACGTGAAAGAGTATTGTTAG
- a CDS encoding HAD family hydrolase — translation MKTELVIFDLDGTLLDTIGDLAVACNAVLALRGLPQHSYEEYCHFVGNGIMRLVERALPEPLRTPGNVALVRADFVKYYTEHIDTYTRPYEGIPDLVAELVRRGVRLAVASNKFQAGTEKLVRLFFPGVEFAAVFGQRPDVPLKPSPAVVEEILALTGVAREHVLYVGDSGVDIETAAAAGVRSAGVTWGFRDREELLAAGARQLVDKPEELLALL, via the coding sequence ATGAAAACCGAACTCGTCATCTTCGACCTCGACGGCACGCTGCTCGATACCATCGGCGACCTGGCCGTGGCCTGCAACGCCGTGCTGGCCCTGCGGGGGCTTCCCCAGCACTCCTACGAGGAGTACTGCCATTTCGTCGGCAACGGCATCATGCGGCTCGTCGAACGGGCCCTGCCCGAGCCGCTGCGGACGCCCGGGAACGTGGCGCTCGTGCGTGCCGATTTCGTGAAATACTACACCGAACATATCGACACCTACACCCGGCCTTACGAGGGGATTCCCGACCTCGTCGCCGAGCTCGTACGCCGGGGCGTGCGGCTGGCCGTGGCGTCGAACAAGTTCCAGGCCGGGACCGAGAAGCTCGTGCGGCTGTTCTTCCCCGGGGTGGAGTTCGCGGCGGTCTTCGGCCAGCGTCCCGACGTGCCTCTGAAACCCTCGCCGGCGGTCGTGGAGGAGATTTTGGCGCTGACGGGCGTGGCGAGGGAGCATGTGCTCTACGTCGGCGATTCGGGTGTGGACATCGAGACCGCGGCTGCCGCGGGCGTCCGTTCGGCGGGCGTGACGTGGGGATTCCGCGACCGGGAGGAGCTCCTCGCCGCCGGGGCCCGGCAGCTGGTTGACAAACCGGAAGAACTGCTGGCGCTGTTGTAG
- a CDS encoding Na+/H+ antiporter NhaC family protein, translated as MKRNTEKLPSPWVSAIPLAVLTLLLYVVIRAFGGGAIDGGSQIALLSATSVCVMLSIGIYRCRWAVLEEAIIDNIRASASAIVILLLIGAIAGTWMVSGVVPTMIYYGLQILHPSFFLVSSCVICAVVSLMTGSSWTTIATIGVALMGIGQAMGFPEGWIAGAIISGAYFGDKLSLLSDTTVLASSTVGVPVFTHIRYMLYTTVPSMLVALGVFTVAGLSLEHGASTHAEMYASTLAATFRITPWLLVVPLATGILIARRLPAIVTLFCAAVFACAAMLLAQPETVARVAGVAELDFMSGFKGVLMTCFGPTAIPTGTPQLDELVATRGMAGMLNTVWLIICAMCFGGVMTGSGMLRSLTAIFLRWVRRTFSAVASTVGAGIFFNLCTADQYISIILSGRLFKDLYADRGLEERLLSRSVEDSATVCSVLIPWNSCGMTQATVLGVSTFVYMPYCIFNIVSPLMSLFVAAVGWKIKRKP; from the coding sequence ATGAAGCGAAATACCGAAAAACTGCCGTCGCCGTGGGTGTCGGCCATCCCGCTGGCGGTGCTGACGCTGTTGTTATATGTGGTGATCCGCGCCTTCGGGGGCGGTGCCATCGACGGCGGCAGCCAGATCGCCCTGCTGTCGGCCACGTCGGTCTGCGTGATGCTCTCCATCGGCATCTACCGCTGCCGCTGGGCCGTGCTCGAAGAGGCCATCATCGACAACATCCGCGCTTCGGCTTCGGCCATCGTCATCCTGCTGCTCATCGGCGCCATCGCCGGAACGTGGATGGTCTCGGGCGTGGTCCCGACGATGATTTACTACGGGTTGCAGATCCTCCACCCGTCGTTCTTCCTCGTCTCCTCGTGCGTGATCTGCGCCGTGGTGTCGCTGATGACCGGCAGTTCGTGGACCACCATCGCCACCATCGGCGTCGCGCTGATGGGCATCGGGCAGGCGATGGGATTTCCCGAAGGGTGGATCGCCGGGGCCATCATCTCGGGGGCCTATTTCGGCGACAAGCTCTCGCTGCTCTCCGACACTACGGTGCTGGCCTCTTCGACCGTCGGCGTCCCGGTCTTCACCCACATCCGCTACATGCTCTACACCACCGTGCCGTCGATGCTCGTCGCCCTCGGGGTCTTCACCGTCGCGGGGCTCTCGCTCGAACACGGCGCCTCGACCCACGCCGAAATGTACGCCTCGACGCTGGCCGCGACGTTCCGCATCACGCCGTGGCTCCTCGTGGTGCCGCTGGCCACGGGAATACTTATCGCCCGGAGACTTCCGGCCATCGTGACGCTCTTCTGCGCCGCGGTCTTCGCCTGCGCGGCGATGCTTCTGGCCCAGCCCGAAACGGTGGCCCGGGTGGCGGGCGTCGCGGAGCTGGATTTCATGTCGGGATTCAAAGGGGTGCTGATGACCTGCTTCGGTCCCACGGCCATTCCCACGGGAACGCCCCAGCTCGACGAACTGGTCGCCACGCGGGGAATGGCCGGCATGCTCAACACCGTGTGGCTGATCATCTGCGCCATGTGCTTCGGCGGGGTGATGACCGGCAGCGGCATGCTGCGGTCGCTGACGGCGATCTTCCTGCGGTGGGTGCGCAGGACCTTTTCGGCCGTGGCCTCGACCGTCGGCGCGGGCATCTTCTTCAACCTCTGCACCGCCGACCAGTATATTTCGATCATCCTTTCGGGACGCCTTTTCAAGGATCTGTATGCCGACCGGGGGCTGGAAGAGCGGCTGCTGAGCCGCTCGGTGGAGGATTCCGCCACGGTCTGCTCGGTGCTGATCCCGTGGAACTCGTGCGGCATGACGCAGGCCACGGTGCTCGGCGTCTCTACCTTCGTCTACATGCCTTACTGCATCTTCAATATCGTCTCGCCGCTGATGTCGCTGTTCGTGGCGGCTGTCGGCTGGAAAATAAAACGGAAACCATGA